DNA sequence from the Thiobacillus sp. SCUT-2 genome:
GCACATGGAACTGCTCGACGCCGAAACGCACGCCCTGATGGGCCGGCACGGCGGCGCGCAGTATTTCCGCAAGCTCGAGTTCGTCGAGGACGTCGAGGAATCGAAGGCGCTCGACCGCATCAAGGGCGGCGCGGTCATCATCTCGGCGAGCGGCATGTGCGAAGCGGGCCGGATCAAGTTCCACCTGCGCACCAACCTGCCGCGCCGCGAGTCGACCGTGCTCATCACCGGCTTCCAGGCGGCGGGCACCTTCGGCCGCCGCCTGGTCGACGGCGCCAGGCGCGTGCGCCTGCTCGGCGAGGACATCCCCGTCCGCGCCGATCTCTATACGCTCGGCGGGCTGTCGGCCCATGCCGACCGCAGCGCCCTGCTCGCCTGGCTCGGCCATTTCCGCAGCGCGCCCCGGCGGGTCTTCGTGGTGCACGGCGAGGATGTCGTCGCGAACGGCTTCGCCGCGGACCTGCAGACGCAATTCGGCTGGAACGCCGTGGCGCCGAGCGCAGGCCAGAGCGTGCTGCTCGACTAGGCCCGCGCGTGCAGACAGTCGGCGGTCGCCTGCTGCTTGCCGGGCTGCTCGCGAGCCTGGCGGGGCCGGTGCGGGCTGCGCCCTCGCTGGCCGACTGGGAGGCGTGCAGCGCCATTCCGGCGGACGCGGAGCGCCTTGCCTGTTACGACCGCGTGTCCGGCCGCTCGCAGCCCGAGGCGCCGCCGCCGGCCGTGGCCCGGCCCGAACCCGTGCCTGCGCCGCCTGAGGCGGAACGCGCTGCGGCCGAGCCTGAGCTGCTGTCCGCGCTGTCGCGGCAGTGGGAATTGGACGACGCGGCCAAGCAGGGCGCCTTCCTGTTCCGCCCGCACCACGCCAACTACTTCCTGCCGCTGAAATACAGCCGCGCGCCCAACAACACGCCCTTCCAGGGGACGTTCACGCAGCCCGACCTGGGGCTCGACGCGGTCGAGACCGAACTGCAGCTGAGCTTCAAGATCAAGGCCATGCAGGGTGTGTTCGGCCACGACAACGTCGACCTCTGGTTCGGCTACACCGCGACCTCGTTCTGGCAGGCCTACAACCGCAGCATCTCGTCGCCGTTCCGCGAAACCAACTACGAGCCGGAAGCGATGCTGGTGTTCCGCACCAACTATGCACTCGGCGGCTGGCGCGGGCGCTTGATCAACCTGGGGTTCGCGCACCAGTCGAATGGCCGCGGCGCCGCGCTGTCGCGCAGCTGGAACCGCGTCTACGCGCAGTTCGGCTTCGAGCGGGGAAATCTCTCCCTGCTGGTGCGCCCGTGGTATCGCATTCCCGAAAGCGCCGCCACCGACGACAACCCCGACATCCAGAAGTACATGGGCCATGGCGACCTGCAGCTGGTCTACCGCAAGGGGGAAAACGCCTACTCGCTGCTGCTGCGCAACAACCTCAGGTCGCCGGGCAACCGCGGCGCGCTGAAGCTCGACTGGAGCTTCCCGCTCTACGGCCGCCTGAAGGGTTACCTGCAGTACTTCAACGGCTACGGCGAATCGCTGATCGACTACAACTTCCGCCAGCAGTCGCTCGGCGTCGGCGTCAGCCTGACCGAGGGCATGTAGGCGTCAGGGCGCGTTCGGCACCGCCTCTTCCAGCAGGCGATGCACGTACTTGACCGGGATCGCATAGGTGAGCCCGCTCGGCGCCGACAGCGCGGCGTCGCGCGTGCCCTTGACGTAGACCGAATTGACCACGCCCAGCACCTCGCCGGTGTCGGGATGCCACACCGGACTGCCGCTGTTGCCGGGGTAGGCGACGGCGTCGAGCTCGAATACTTCGTACGCCACCCCCGCCTGCTTGATTGCGTGAGGCGTCAGTTGCGAGGCCGCGGCGACCGGATTGAAGATGGGGATGATGGCGGCAAGCCCGGCGCGATGCGTCGATGCGTTGAGCCCGAGGATCGCGCCGATCGGGTAGCCGGTGAAATAGAGCTGCCAGCCTTCGCGCGCATGATCGGAGTCGCCCAGCTTCAGCGGCGGCAGCGGGTCGCCGGCGACGCGGAGCACCGCGAGGTCGTGGGCCTTGTCGGTGGCGACCAGCGTCGCGGAGCGCACCGAAATCTGCCGGCCGCGGCCGATGAAGACCGCGTAGCGCTCCATCTTTTCGCTGTCGAGCGGCTTGCTGAAAATGTGCGCGCACGACACGACGTAGTGGCCGTCGAGTACCGCAAAGCCCGTCCCCTGCAGGCTGGCTGGCGGGCGGCCCGTGGGCATGATGGTGCCGACGCCGACCACGCCGGGCTTCACCAGCGGCAGCGTGTCGGCGACGTCGGCACGCGCCGTCATCGCCGTCGAGGCGGCAAGCAGGGCCAGCGCCAGCCGCCACGCGGACCGCGCGCCGCCACGCGGCACCGGACTGGTATGCGGCTTGCTGGCCAAACGGGCGCAGCGCCGCCCGATCGGCCCGGGCAGCGGCGTGCAAATTCGATACAATCCGGGCGGCAGCAAAGACTTTCTATCCATAGGGGAATCCAAGCATGAGCGTTGTTGCGGTTGTCGGGCTGGGCTACGTGGGTCTGCCGCTGGCGGTGGAATTCGGCAAGAAGACGACCACCATCGGCTATGACCTCTCGGTTGAAAAAATCGAGCACTACCGTCGATTCTGCGACCCCACCGGCGAAGTATCAACGGATGACCTCAAGGCCGCCACCCAGCTGGCCGTGACGACCGATCCTGCCGAGCTGGCCAAGGCCGATTACATCATCGTAGCCGTCCCGACGCCGGTCGACGAGGCGCATATTCCCGATTTCTCCCCGCTGGTCGGCTCTTCGACCACGGTCGGCCGCCACATGAAGAAAGGCGCCACGGTCGTCTACGAGTCGACGGTCTACCCCGGCGCGACCGAGGAGGTCTGCATCCCGATCCTGGAGAAGGAATCCGGGATGAAGTGGAAGCAGGATTTCCACGTCGGCTACTCGCCCGAGCGCGTGAATCCGGGCGACAAGGAACGCACGATCACGAAGATCATGAAAGTGGTGTCGGGCGACGACGCCGCGACGCTCGAACGGGTGGCCGCGCTCTACGGTTCGGTCATCACCGCCGGCGTGCACCGCGCCAGCAGCATCAAGGTCGCCGAGGCCGCCAAGGTCATCGAGAACACCCAGCGCGACCTCAACATCGCGCTGATGAACGAGCTCGCGCTGATCTTCCACCGCCTCGGCATCGACACGCTGGAAGTGCTCAAGGCCGCCGGCACCAAGTGGAACTTCCTGCCCTTCCGCCCGGGCCTCGTCGGCGGCCACTGCATCGGCGTCGACCCCTACTATCTCACCCACAAGGCCGGCATGCTCGGCTACCACCCGCAGGTCATCCTCGCCGGCCGCCGCATCAACGACGGCATGGGCGCCTACGTGGCGCAGGAAACGGTGAAGAAGATGATCGCCAACGGCGTGCCGGTGAAGGGCGCGAGGGTCAACGTGCTCGGCCTCACCTTCAAGGAAAACTGCCCGGATCTCCGCAACTCCAAGGTCGTCGACGTCATCCGCGAACTGCAGAGCTTCGGCTGCGACGTCCACGTGCACGATCCGCTCGGCGAGCCGCGCGAGGCCGAGCATGAATACGGCATCCGCCTGACGCGGTGGGAAGAGCTGCCGCAATGCGA
Encoded proteins:
- a CDS encoding phospholipase A — translated: MQTVGGRLLLAGLLASLAGPVRAAPSLADWEACSAIPADAERLACYDRVSGRSQPEAPPPAVARPEPVPAPPEAERAAAEPELLSALSRQWELDDAAKQGAFLFRPHHANYFLPLKYSRAPNNTPFQGTFTQPDLGLDAVETELQLSFKIKAMQGVFGHDNVDLWFGYTATSFWQAYNRSISSPFRETNYEPEAMLVFRTNYALGGWRGRLINLGFAHQSNGRGAALSRSWNRVYAQFGFERGNLSLLVRPWYRIPESAATDDNPDIQKYMGHGDLQLVYRKGENAYSLLLRNNLRSPGNRGALKLDWSFPLYGRLKGYLQYFNGYGESLIDYNFRQQSLGVGVSLTEGM
- a CDS encoding S1 family peptidase, with protein sequence MASKPHTSPVPRGGARSAWRLALALLAASTAMTARADVADTLPLVKPGVVGVGTIMPTGRPPASLQGTGFAVLDGHYVVSCAHIFSKPLDSEKMERYAVFIGRGRQISVRSATLVATDKAHDLAVLRVAGDPLPPLKLGDSDHAREGWQLYFTGYPIGAILGLNASTHRAGLAAIIPIFNPVAAASQLTPHAIKQAGVAYEVFELDAVAYPGNSGSPVWHPDTGEVLGVVNSVYVKGTRDAALSAPSGLTYAIPVKYVHRLLEEAVPNAP
- a CDS encoding nucleotide sugar dehydrogenase; this translates as MSVVAVVGLGYVGLPLAVEFGKKTTTIGYDLSVEKIEHYRRFCDPTGEVSTDDLKAATQLAVTTDPAELAKADYIIVAVPTPVDEAHIPDFSPLVGSSTTVGRHMKKGATVVYESTVYPGATEEVCIPILEKESGMKWKQDFHVGYSPERVNPGDKERTITKIMKVVSGDDAATLERVAALYGSVITAGVHRASSIKVAEAAKVIENTQRDLNIALMNELALIFHRLGIDTLEVLKAAGTKWNFLPFRPGLVGGHCIGVDPYYLTHKAGMLGYHPQVILAGRRINDGMGAYVAQETVKKMIANGVPVKGARVNVLGLTFKENCPDLRNSKVVDVIRELQSFGCDVHVHDPLGEPREAEHEYGIRLTRWEELPQCDALVAAVSHASYLDKPFAELAASLKQGGVFTDVKSAYDPSAVKAAGFALWRL